The nucleotide sequence AAAACTAATATGGACTCAAGTGATATGAGTCAAGATCGAGTCTCATTACCCCACAAAATCATTGGTGTTGCTGTCATCTGGAACGATCGCGCTCAAATTTTAATCGATAAGCGCCGCCAAAATGGAGATCTGGGAGGATTGTGGGAATTCCCAGGTGGGAAAATTGAACCAGGAGAAACCGTAGAAGAGTGTATCGCCAGAGAAATTGAGGAAGAATTAGCAATTGAAGTCATTGTAGGCGATCGCCTCATCACCATCAATCACACCTACCCCCGCTTTCACATCACTCTCATTGTGCATCATTGCCACCACCTCAAAGGAGAACCCCAACCCATAGAATCTAGCGAACTTCGATGGGTGAAGGTATTAGAC is from Merismopedia glauca CCAP 1448/3 and encodes:
- the mutT gene encoding 8-oxo-dGTP diphosphatase MutT, with protein sequence MSQDRVSLPHKIIGVAVIWNDRAQILIDKRRQNGDLGGLWEFPGGKIEPGETVEECIAREIEEELAIEVIVGDRLITINHTYPRFHITLIVHHCHHLKGEPQPIESSELRWVKVLDLEKYAFPAANSQIIAALQQFIN